Proteins encoded together in one Benincasa hispida cultivar B227 chromosome 1, ASM972705v1, whole genome shotgun sequence window:
- the LOC120086958 gene encoding armadillo repeat-containing protein LFR has translation MQKRDQNKLAGNVGGGTSAPPAKRGRPFGSVNSNAAAAAAAVAAAAETLAPSALLGPSFHIHTSFADQNNKRIVLALQSGLKSELTWALNTLTLLSFKEKDDMRRDSTPLAKIPGLLDALLQVIDDWRDIALPRDLVKKQRVRTLGSNSSVTGFGNEFEALGSNGLRPGSSASESTGHASKPSPRHWWLDEDGLFNLDDEGRAERQQCAVSASNILRNFSFMPENESIMAQHRHTLETVFQCIEDHCTEDEELVTNALETIVNLAPLLDLRIFSSSKPTYIKITEKRAVQAIMGMLGSAVKVWHCAAAELLGRLIINPDNEPFLLPFVPQIHKRLVDLMSIPALDASAAAVGALYNLVEVNMDCRIKLASERWAIDRLLKVIKMPHPVPEICRKAAMILESLVSEPQNRGLLLAYENAFAEILFSDGRYSDTFARILYELTSRPNNKVAAAQGVWGM, from the exons ATGCAGAAGAGAGACCAGAACAAGTTGGCCGGAAATGTTGGTGGCGGCACATCTGCGCCTCCGGCTAAGCGAGGCCGTCCATTCGGCAGCGTAAACAGCAACGCTGCCGCTGCAGCAGCAGCCGTCGCAGCCGCCGCCGAGACCTTGGCTCCATCGGCACTCCTTGGCCCTTCTTTTCATATTCATACTTCCTTCGCCG ATCAAAACAATAAAAGGATAGTGTTGGCTCTACAGAGTGGATTGAAGAGTGAATTGACGTGGGCACTTAACACTCTCACTCTGCTCTCCTTCAAAGAGAAGGATGATATGCGGAGAGACTCTACTCCCCTGGCTAAAATTCCCGGCTTGCTCGATGCTCTTCTTCAAGTT ATAGATGATTGGCGTGATATAGCACTTCCGAGGGATCTTGTAAAGAAGCAAAGGGTCAGAACATTAGGTTCAAATTCTTCTGTAACGGGGTTTGGAAATGAATTTGAGGCATTGGGTTCAAATGG TCTGAGACCTGGTTCTTCAGCTTCAGAATCAACGGGTCATGCTTCCAAACCATCTCCTCGACATTGGTGGCTTGATGAAGATGGACTATTTAATCTGGATGATGAAGGACGAGCAGAAAGACAGCAATGTGCTGTTTCTGCTTCAAATATCCTCCGAAATTTTTCCTTCATGCCAGAGAATGAATCTATTATGGCTCAACATCGACATACTCTGGAAACAGTGTTTCAATGTATAGAAGATCATTGTACAG AGGATGAAGAACTTGTCACGAATGCACTGGAGACAATTGTGAATTTAGCCCCGCTGCTCGATCTTCGTATTTTTAGCTCATCAAAACCAACTTACATCAAAATAAC AGAAAAACGTGCAGTCCAAGCTATCATGGGAATGCTGGGATCTGCTGTCAAAGTTTGGCACTGTGCTGCTGCAGAATTACTTGGACGATTGATAATAAATCCTGATAATGAGCCTTTCCTTCTACCCTTTGTCCCCCAG ATTCACAAGCGCTTAGTTGATCTAATGAGCATCCCAGCATTAGATGCATCAGCAGCAGCCGTTGGTGCACTGTATAACCTCGTCGAAGTTAATATGGACTGCAGAATAAAGCTGGCAAGCGAACGATG GGCGATTGATCGACTTCTTAAAGTAATCAAGATGCCCCATCCTGTTCCAGAAATTTGCAGGAAAGCAGCAATGATATTGGAGAGTCTTGTATCTGAGCCACAGAACAGGGGGTTGCTCTTAGCATATGAGAATGCATTTGCGGAAATACTCTTCTCCGATGGAAGATATTCAGATACATTTGCTAGGATATTGTATGAACTAACATCCAGACCAAACAATAAAGTTGCAGCTGCTCAAGGTGTATGGGGGATGTGA